In one window of Romboutsia hominis DNA:
- the rpmC gene encoding 50S ribosomal protein L29 — protein MKAKELRDLTSEELMNRLNDFKSELFSLRFQLATGQLENTARIKFVKKDIARVKTILAERKLNETRA, from the coding sequence ATGAAAGCTAAAGAATTAAGAGATTTAACAAGCGAAGAGCTAATGAATAGATTAAATGACTTCAAAAGTGAATTATTTAGCTTAAGATTCCAATTAGCTACTGGTCAATTAGAAAACACAGCAAGAATAAAATTCGTTAAGAAAGATATAGCTAGAGTTAAAACTATACTTGCTGAAAGAAAGTTAAACGAAACTAGAGCTTAA
- the rplN gene encoding 50S ribosomal protein L14 encodes MIQQETRLRVADNSGAKEILCIRVLGGSKRRYGNIGDVIVATVKSATPGGVVKKGKVVKAVIVRTKQGVRRKDGSYISFDENAAVIIKDDKTPVGTRIFGPVARELRDNDFMKIVSLAPEVL; translated from the coding sequence ATGATACAACAAGAAACACGTTTAAGAGTTGCGGATAACTCTGGTGCTAAAGAAATACTATGCATACGTGTACTAGGCGGAAGTAAAAGAAGATATGGTAACATAGGCGACGTAATAGTTGCTACTGTTAAAAGTGCAACACCTGGTGGAGTTGTAAAAAAAGGTAAAGTTGTTAAAGCTGTTATAGTAAGAACTAAGCAAGGCGTGAGACGTAAAGACGGAAGTTATATATCTTTCGACGAAAATGCTGCAGTTATAATAAAAGACGATAAAACTCCAGTAGGAACTCGTATATTCGGGCCTGTTGCTAGAGAGTTAAGAGATAATGACTTTATGAAAATAGTTTCTCTTGCTCCAGAAGTACTATAA
- the rpsS gene encoding 30S ribosomal protein S19, whose product MSRSTKKGPFVHARLLKKIEAMNASGNKEVIKTWSRSSTIFPQMVEHTIAVHDGRRHVPVFITEDMVGHKLGEFVPTRTFKGHKDDEKSNKRK is encoded by the coding sequence ATGTCAAGATCAACTAAAAAAGGACCTTTCGTACATGCGAGACTTTTAAAGAAAATAGAGGCTATGAACGCTAGTGGAAATAAAGAAGTTATAAAAACTTGGTCAAGAAGTTCAACTATATTCCCTCAAATGGTAGAACATACTATAGCTGTTCATGATGGAAGAAGACATGTACCTGTATTTATAACAGAAGACATGGTTGGACACAAGTTAGGAGAATTCGTTCCTACAAGAACTTTCAAAGGACACAAGGACGACGAAAAATCTAATAAGAGAAAATAA
- the rplB gene encoding 50S ribosomal protein L2: protein MAIKKFKPTSPALRQMTVLVSDEITCNEPEKSLLVSLKKNSGRNAHGKITVRHRGGGNRRKYRIIDFKRNKDGVPAKVATVEYDPNRTANIALLHYADGEKRYILAPVGINVGDTLLSGPTADIKPGNALALKDMPVGTVIHNIELKPGKGAQLVRSAGVSAQLMAKEGKKALLRLPSGEMRFVSIECKATIGQVGNIEHGNVVIGKAGRKRHMGIRPTVRGSVMNPCDHPHGGGEGRTSIGRPSPVTPWGKPALGYKTRKKNKASDKLIVSRRTK, encoded by the coding sequence ATGGCTATAAAAAAGTTTAAACCAACTTCTCCTGCCTTAAGACAAATGACAGTTTTAGTTTCTGATGAGATAACTTGCAATGAACCAGAAAAATCTCTTTTAGTTTCATTAAAGAAGAACTCTGGTAGAAATGCTCACGGTAAAATAACTGTTCGTCACAGAGGTGGAGGAAACAGAAGAAAATATAGAATAATAGATTTCAAAAGAAATAAAGACGGAGTACCTGCAAAGGTTGCTACTGTTGAATACGATCCAAACAGAACAGCTAACATAGCTTTATTACACTATGCAGATGGTGAAAAGAGATATATATTAGCACCTGTTGGAATAAATGTTGGAGATACATTATTATCAGGACCAACAGCTGACATAAAGCCAGGAAATGCATTAGCATTAAAGGACATGCCAGTAGGTACTGTAATACACAATATAGAATTAAAGCCAGGAAAAGGAGCTCAATTAGTAAGATCTGCTGGAGTTTCTGCTCAATTAATGGCTAAAGAAGGAAAGAAAGCTTTATTAAGATTACCATCAGGAGAAATGAGATTCGTTTCTATAGAGTGTAAAGCTACTATAGGACAAGTTGGTAACATAGAACACGGTAACGTTGTTATAGGTAAAGCAGGTAGAAAGAGACATATGGGTATAAGACCTACAGTTAGAGGTTCTGTAATGAACCCTTGTGACCATCCACACGGTGGTGGGGAAGGTAGAACTTCAATAGGTAGACCTTCACCAGTTACTCCATGGGGTAAACCAGCTCTTGGATACAAAACTAGAAAGAAAAACAAAGCTTCTGATAAGTTAATAGTATCAAGAAGAACTAAGTAA
- the rpsC gene encoding 30S ribosomal protein S3, with translation MGQKVNPHGLRVGVIKDWDSRWFADKKEFGNLLLEDHNIRKFLKNRLYSSGVAKIEIERSANKVKIDLHVAKPGVVIGKAGAGIEALKAELEKMTKKTVIVNIVEVRNPDKDAQLVAENIALAIERRVAFRRAMKQAIQRAMKSGVKGIKVSASGRLGGAEMARTEGYSEGNVPLQTLRADIDYGFAEANTTYGKTGIKVWICNGEVLPTRNGVNPREDRRDNRRNNKRNDRRDNRRNDRRGNDRGNNRGQRPQGQRPQGSRPQRTEKKDN, from the coding sequence ATGGGTCAAAAGGTTAATCCACACGGACTAAGAGTCGGTGTTATAAAAGATTGGGACTCAAGATGGTTCGCAGATAAAAAAGAGTTCGGAAATTTATTATTAGAAGACCATAATATACGTAAATTCTTAAAGAATAGATTATATTCTTCAGGAGTTGCGAAGATAGAAATAGAAAGATCAGCAAACAAGGTTAAGATAGACTTACACGTTGCTAAGCCAGGTGTAGTTATAGGAAAAGCTGGTGCTGGTATAGAAGCTTTAAAAGCTGAATTAGAAAAAATGACTAAGAAGACTGTTATAGTTAACATAGTTGAAGTTAGAAACCCAGATAAAGATGCTCAATTAGTGGCAGAAAATATAGCATTAGCTATAGAAAGAAGGGTTGCTTTCAGAAGAGCTATGAAACAAGCTATACAAAGAGCTATGAAGTCTGGAGTTAAAGGTATAAAAGTTTCTGCTTCAGGAAGATTAGGTGGAGCTGAAATGGCTAGAACTGAAGGATACAGTGAAGGAAATGTACCTCTTCAAACATTAAGAGCTGATATAGATTACGGTTTCGCTGAAGCTAACACTACTTACGGGAAAACTGGTATAAAAGTTTGGATATGTAACGGAGAAGTTCTTCCAACTAGAAACGGTGTAAACCCAAGAGAAGATAGAAGAGACAACAGAAGAAACAACAAGAGAAACGATAGAAGAGATAACAGAAGAAACGATAGAAGAGGGAATGATAGAGGAAACAACAGAGGACAAAGACCTCAAGGACAAAGACCTCAAGGATCAAGACCTCAAAGAACTGAAAAGAAAGATAACTAA
- the rplW gene encoding 50S ribosomal protein L23: MTNPHDIIIKPVVTEQSMTEMVGKKYTFVVAKSANKTEIKKAVEAIFGVNVEKVNTLNYDGKVKRMGRYEGRTASFKKAVVKLAADSKEIEFFQGM, from the coding sequence ATGACTAATCCACATGATATAATAATAAAGCCAGTTGTTACTGAACAAAGTATGACTGAGATGGTTGGAAAGAAATACACTTTTGTTGTTGCTAAGAGTGCAAACAAAACTGAAATAAAGAAAGCTGTAGAAGCTATATTCGGAGTTAATGTTGAAAAAGTTAACACATTAAACTACGATGGAAAAGTTAAGAGAATGGGTAGATACGAAGGAAGAACTGCAAGCTTCAAGAAAGCAGTAGTTAAATTAGCTGCTGATAGCAAAGAAATAGAATTCTTCCAAGGTATGTAA
- the rplP gene encoding 50S ribosomal protein L16, whose translation MLMPKRVKRRRVHRGSMAGKAHKGNKVTYGEFGLVALEASWITSNQIEAARIAMTRSIKRGGKVWIKIFPHKPVTRKPAETRMGAGKGSPEYWVAVVKPGRVMFELAGVSEEKAREAMRLAMHKLPVKCKFVKREDLEVKGGE comes from the coding sequence ATGTTAATGCCAAAAAGAGTAAAGCGTCGTAGAGTTCATAGAGGAAGTATGGCTGGAAAAGCTCACAAGGGTAACAAAGTTACTTACGGTGAGTTCGGACTAGTTGCTTTAGAAGCTTCTTGGATAACTTCTAACCAAATAGAAGCTGCCAGAATCGCTATGACTAGATCTATAAAAAGAGGGGGAAAAGTTTGGATAAAAATATTCCCACATAAACCAGTAACAAGAAAACCTGCTGAAACTCGTATGGGTGCCGGTAAAGGTTCACCAGAATACTGGGTAGCAGTTGTTAAGCCAGGAAGAGTTATGTTCGAATTAGCAGGTGTTTCTGAAGAAAAAGCTAGAGAAGCAATGAGACTTGCTATGCACAAACTTCCTGTAAAATGTAAGTTTGTAAAGCGTGAAGATTTAGAAGTAAAAGGTGGTGAATAG
- the rplV gene encoding 50S ribosomal protein L22, translating to MEAKATAKYVRVSPRKAGQICSLVRGKNVDEALAILKFTPRGAADIIAKVVKSAKANAENNHEMNVENLYVASIVANQGPTMKRFMPRAMGRATMIRKRTSHIEVVLKERK from the coding sequence ATGGAAGCAAAAGCTACTGCTAAATATGTACGTGTATCACCAAGAAAAGCAGGACAAATCTGCAGCCTTGTTAGAGGAAAAAATGTAGACGAAGCGTTAGCAATATTAAAGTTCACTCCAAGAGGAGCAGCTGATATAATAGCTAAGGTTGTTAAGTCTGCTAAGGCAAACGCTGAAAATAACCATGAGATGAACGTTGAAAATTTATACGTTGCATCAATAGTTGCAAACCAAGGACCAACAATGAAGAGATTCATGCCTAGAGCTATGGGACGTGCAACAATGATAAGAAAAAGAACTTCTCACATAGAGGTTGTTCTTAAGGAAAGAAAATAA
- the rpsQ gene encoding 30S ribosomal protein S17, translated as MERGRRKVRIGRVVSDKMDKTIVVAVEDFVRHPLYNKPVKRTKKFKAHDEQNVCRIGDKVKIMETRPLSKDKRFRLVEVVEKVK; from the coding sequence ATGGAAAGAGGAAGAAGAAAAGTTAGAATAGGCCGTGTTGTAAGTGACAAAATGGACAAAACAATAGTTGTTGCTGTTGAAGACTTCGTACGTCACCCATTATACAACAAGCCAGTTAAGAGAACTAAAAAATTCAAAGCTCACGATGAACAAAATGTTTGTAGAATCGGAGATAAAGTTAAAATAATGGAAACTAGACCTTTATCAAAGGATAAGAGATTCAGATTAGTTGAAGTTGTTGAAAAAGTTAAGTAG